In a genomic window of Anoxybacter fermentans:
- the rpiB gene encoding ribose 5-phosphate isomerase B, giving the protein MKPTIVIASDHGGYALKETLKAYLKDELGYEVRDFGCHSEESVDYPDFAYLVARAVADGQFTYGIIVDGVGIGSCMVANKVKGIRAAMCYDHFTAVNSKSHNDANVLTLGGRVIGEALAKEIVKTWLETPFSGGRHSRRVNKIMQIELDEA; this is encoded by the coding sequence TTGAAACCAACAATTGTTATTGCCAGTGATCATGGTGGATATGCTTTAAAAGAGACTCTGAAAGCATATCTTAAAGATGAACTGGGTTATGAGGTACGGGATTTTGGCTGTCATAGTGAAGAATCTGTAGATTATCCCGATTTTGCTTACCTGGTAGCCAGAGCTGTTGCAGACGGACAGTTTACCTATGGAATTATTGTGGATGGCGTAGGAATAGGTTCCTGTATGGTTGCCAATAAGGTTAAAGGTATAAGGGCGGCCATGTGTTACGACCATTTTACAGCTGTTAATAGTAAATCTCATAATGATGCAAATGTGTTAACATTAGGGGGAAGAGTAATCGGTGAGGCTCTGGCAAAAGAAATAGTTAAGACCTGGCTTGAGACTCCTTTCAGCGGAGGAAGGCACAGTCGGCGGGTTAATAAAATTATGCAGATTGAATTGGACGAGGCTTAA
- a CDS encoding BMC domain-containing protein, with the protein MALQALGLIETRGLVGAIEAADAMVKAANVNLVKYEKVGGGLVTVMVRGDVGAVKAATEAGAEAAQRIGELISVHVIPRPHDDIEKIVG; encoded by the coding sequence ATGGCATTACAGGCTTTAGGTTTAATCGAAACTAGAGGTCTGGTAGGTGCAATTGAGGCTGCAGATGCAATGGTTAAGGCTGCAAATGTAAACCTTGTTAAGTATGAAAAGGTTGGCGGTGGTCTAGTAACTGTTATGGTTCGTGGTGATGTGGGTGCAGTTAAGGCTGCTACTGAAGCAGGCGCAGAAGCTGCGCAAAGAATCGGTGAACTGATTTCTGTACATGTTATTCCACGTCCCCATGATGATATAGAAAAGATTGTGGGTTAA
- a CDS encoding BMC domain-containing protein, producing the protein MALKKAIGLVELNSIARGFLTCDTMVKTAQVELIETLTICPGKYMILVGGEVGAVKSSVEAGVLRGGEAVVDHLLIPNVHPDIFPAINASTQVDEIDALGIFETFTVASGIIAADAAVKTAAVRLIELRLAKGIGGKSFFTLTGQVSAVQAAIQAGKELIEKEGVFVGSQIIPRPDPALIKMIW; encoded by the coding sequence ATGGCACTGAAAAAGGCAATTGGATTAGTAGAACTGAATAGTATTGCCAGAGGTTTTCTCACCTGTGATACCATGGTCAAGACAGCTCAGGTGGAGCTAATTGAGACTTTGACCATTTGTCCGGGTAAATATATGATTCTGGTTGGTGGTGAAGTAGGTGCAGTCAAAAGCTCTGTGGAAGCAGGGGTACTACGAGGTGGTGAAGCAGTGGTAGATCATTTGCTCATCCCCAATGTTCACCCTGACATTTTTCCTGCTATCAATGCTTCAACCCAGGTTGATGAGATTGATGCCCTGGGAATCTTTGAGACTTTTACTGTCGCTTCCGGAATTATTGCTGCCGATGCTGCTGTTAAAACAGCGGCAGTCAGGCTGATAGAACTTAGACTGGCGAAAGGAATTGGAGGTAAGTCATTTTTTACTCTGACAGGACAGGTGAGTGCTGTTCAGGCAGCTATTCAGGCTGGAAAAGAGTTGATTGAAAAGGAAGGCGTCTTTGTAGGTAGTCAGATTATTCCACGTCCTGATCCAGCATTGATTAAAATGATCTGGTAA
- a CDS encoding EutN/CcmL family microcompartment protein gives MRIGVVKGTITSTHKQKVYEGRKIMIVQPVNLDGEPSGKEVIAVDTVGAGVGEMVLVLREGGSARQAMGVETLEPVNTVIIGIIDSIQVGKNQVFRK, from the coding sequence ATGCGAATTGGGGTAGTTAAAGGAACAATAACTTCTACTCATAAGCAAAAAGTCTATGAAGGTCGAAAAATAATGATAGTCCAACCTGTAAACCTTGATGGTGAACCTTCTGGGAAAGAAGTTATTGCTGTAGATACTGTTGGTGCTGGTGTTGGTGAGATGGTTTTGGTTTTAAGAGAGGGGGGCTCTGCCCGTCAGGCAATGGGTGTGGAGACCTTAGAGCCGGTGAATACTGTAATCATTGGTATTATAGATTCTATTCAGGTGGGTAAAAATCAGGTTTTTCGAAAATGA
- a CDS encoding EutN/CcmL family microcompartment protein: protein MYTGRIIGRVVATQKYPTLEGKKLLIVQPTDASGKDLGDPLVAVDTVGTGAGEWVYLVDSKDAGFAFDEEFVPIDAAIVGIIDYIDLTEPEVK from the coding sequence ATGTATACAGGACGTATTATTGGACGGGTAGTAGCAACCCAGAAGTATCCAACTTTAGAAGGAAAAAAGTTGCTTATAGTACAACCTACCGATGCCAGCGGGAAAGATTTAGGAGATCCCCTCGTAGCTGTGGATACTGTTGGTACCGGAGCGGGGGAGTGGGTATATCTTGTAGATAGTAAAGACGCTGGCTTTGCCTTTGATGAAGAATTTGTTCCAATAGATGCGGCAATTGTGGGAATAATAGATTATATAGACCTTACCGAACCTGAGGTGAAATAA
- a CDS encoding 4Fe-4S dicluster domain-containing protein, which produces MRKLAFDLLKVIEEAGVVGAGGAGFPTHVKLKSQNIEYVIANGVECEPLLNVDRLLMTHHAGEIVRGLLAVKEALQAKEGIIAVKKKNKAAIQALKAVLKPGIRLCLLDDIYPMGDEQVLIYEVTGRVVPPGGLPLEVGVVVNNVTTLYQVSEAIKGRPFTHRLVTINGYVKQPLTLRLPVGISIAEAIQMAGGPVVDNYRVLLGGPMMGQLVDDLTQPITKTTSGVIVLSSDHPLVKEKEMPIEQMIRIAKAVCCRCESCSQVCPRGLLGHGLKPHLIMRAVSHNLADPKLIQAYLCSECGLCIYACNMGLSPRRINQAVKNELKKAGIKNQPDRNNVQPSPMRQFRKIPGQRLKGRFRLLEFSQTTPIGERVKTPRLVKIPLRQHLGVPAEVVVKVGDLVEMGQLIGKIPEGKLGATVHASIAGKVVQIDNYIHIEGS; this is translated from the coding sequence TGAAAGTCATAGAAGAAGCAGGTGTGGTAGGAGCCGGAGGTGCAGGGTTTCCTACTCATGTCAAGCTTAAAAGTCAAAATATTGAATATGTCATCGCCAATGGTGTAGAATGTGAGCCACTTTTGAATGTGGATCGACTGTTGATGACCCATCATGCAGGTGAAATTGTCCGGGGGTTGTTAGCAGTAAAAGAAGCTTTACAGGCTAAAGAAGGTATCATTGCTGTGAAAAAGAAAAACAAAGCAGCCATTCAGGCTCTGAAAGCTGTTCTAAAACCCGGGATCAGACTCTGCTTACTGGATGATATTTATCCTATGGGAGATGAACAAGTTCTTATTTACGAAGTAACAGGCCGGGTAGTCCCACCGGGAGGGCTCCCATTAGAAGTAGGAGTGGTTGTCAATAATGTTACTACTCTTTATCAGGTAAGTGAAGCTATCAAGGGCCGTCCCTTTACCCATCGTCTGGTTACCATTAATGGATACGTTAAGCAACCTTTGACTTTACGGTTACCGGTAGGGATTAGTATTGCTGAGGCTATTCAAATGGCGGGAGGTCCTGTTGTTGATAATTATCGAGTCCTTTTGGGCGGGCCAATGATGGGACAGCTGGTGGATGATCTAACTCAACCTATCACTAAAACCACAAGTGGAGTTATTGTTTTATCCTCTGATCATCCATTGGTAAAAGAAAAAGAGATGCCCATTGAACAGATGATCCGCATCGCAAAAGCGGTCTGCTGCCGATGTGAATCCTGTTCCCAAGTCTGTCCGAGAGGTCTTTTGGGTCATGGTTTAAAGCCCCATCTGATAATGCGGGCAGTAAGTCACAATCTGGCAGATCCTAAATTAATACAGGCATATCTCTGTTCAGAATGTGGATTGTGTATTTATGCCTGTAATATGGGACTTTCACCGCGGAGGATCAATCAGGCGGTGAAAAATGAACTTAAAAAAGCAGGTATTAAAAATCAGCCAGACAGAAATAATGTACAACCATCTCCTATGCGCCAGTTTCGTAAAATCCCGGGCCAACGCCTTAAAGGGCGCTTTCGGTTGCTGGAGTTTTCCCAGACAACTCCCATTGGAGAGCGGGTGAAGACCCCTAGATTGGTTAAAATTCCCCTACGTCAGCATCTGGGAGTACCTGCTGAAGTAGTGGTTAAAGTGGGGGATCTGGTTGAGATGGGTCAACTAATCGGGAAGATTCCCGAAGGTAAATTGGGTGCAACTGTTCATGCATCCATTGCTGGAAAAGTAGTACAGATTGATAACTATATTCATATTGAAGGTTCATAA